The Plasmodium knowlesi strain H genome assembly, chromosome: 14 genome has a segment encoding these proteins:
- a CDS encoding SICAvar, type I has protein sequence MAAAQAVPNGGLLEEWMKTVVNKNGGTFSSRKEAMEQMKEDLRTTWEELTQWLVGRWESYEISRLCESAGDILKGEESNWHRGEYLRNVCKGIVEIKYFMRGVKTIRLKQGDTKDEDPVITPLTNEEAYRRCIVGTVALSEIYGDHCHLKDVIDHISRNVENNLKKKHSQAAKNLDKCKNIDQIALIFGKALLQEEIKRRAQAERAGRKNENWRIWVPWNYWKDVCKVPRRDPTKLQQQREENAQHMTEFLKVGDNSSSSSSAGTPSISDVLVNDDYSLDQNTLQKVFRGAMQLDGSFQVGGALQKIRKATEQVQADGCMKQEGKTLCQRLECAKKRWELNNKAQQQNFWDNYVKPQLEKLLPTSNDSAALTDYCKDASNLDSANKEACKHMTKFLHQMYKNSNGSTKEYSDQIIKCVLLKEYANKLKEKAKEGGYCSIDDGLQKAFEKSKDFMKNGTSQCGDPNDNKCFECKWTDTTNDGLDNCRIDSSQSEKVQDKVKTLFSSHNQTQDPKIQETLAQFNTNNSLCEYVNCAAKRWKENNSTSGHGSGQEEFWEENGPMKKLWDELANKMKDSNGKDASGSGQCGSFGTEAEKAACKYLHAGLTHLYTTTASSSVLDNPSFRQTMGCFLLHSYAKYMKDKAICNIDKGIQEAFKNNNATCSSGKEPCVPCQWNDTSMENCTVQTSTNDTGTARDKVEGIFQEDKDKNISTMLTAINKMETLCNRLQCIASHLNSTNGQKPSITSADTFWTTSGEVERLWNDLSNAMTNNGNDAGDCGTVDSDRPATNPERKACQYLTAGFEKLKEIAASNGNGTKILDKDPSLKQAMGCLLLKEYAKRMKGKSKCVIESGIKEAFNSWNRSITNGTCNGTEPCVPCQWNDTNIDQCKIGIIDAAGDITQTAVKDKLTHVQSKIDNTSTETLPNINSMSTLCDYIRCAAPKWFKNKNGTNGNSKHSWCDFWEEVGVKPELVKMFTAIRTNGNNKSKQTNVVCDQFGDDNPDSVERRACNHITAGLDYIKKIPNGAASKQSNGQDNQLLQRAVGCIALNMYADKIRDESDKVCPIGEEKINKMFEEWNNNNNSSSSTPCNGVSGTNSCFKCTREKDFNSCDLLVNKDLIATASSGGSSPCNNNDNDKDKVPKQMNNLLNEDKSTINTKMKQTLDKITDMKSSFCTQVQCAIKKKLKSKNGQTPSSGTTQPWKNIEEDATKELKELLEYMSQSKNQEKVNQYCKDNEDKWNKIGHKEGRTNKAACLLFASGLKHIYTHDNGRVNGRVDGRVNGPSFGQTMGCLFLKEYAKQLQTMANEKKKGYSWVHPLCDIDKGIEHAFNKSSDIMNGTPPCNNGNNSCFVCTWHNNDYDKCKIGNDQIQDQVKPLLGTKSDSMEKTLENTVCPILLTDLLTPFLPLAPVSIGLSAMAYYLWKYFGPLGKGGQRFRRSPAEIPGPSVQEQVLDHVEEAGSHEYRLVKKRKPRSAATRTERSGHANRRAIIEIHFEVLDECQKGDTQLNQKDFLELLVQEFMGSEFMKEEQVPKEEVLMEGVPIERVPILGSGFMV, from the exons ATGGCGGCGGCGCAAGCAGTACCCAATGGTGGATTGTTGGAGGAATGGATGAAGACAGTAGTGAATAAGAATGGAGGGACTTTCAGCAGTAGGAAGGAGGCTATG GAACAAATGAAGGAGGACTTGAGGACAACGTGGGAAGAATTAACCCAGTGGCTCGTGGGTAGATGGGAGTCGTATGAAATATCGCGTCTCTGTGAGAGCGCGGGGGACATTCTGAAGGGTGAGGAGAGTAATTGGCACAGGGGTGAGTACCTGCGGAATGTATGTAAAGGAATTGtcgaaataaaatatttcatgcgTGGAGTAAAGACGATCAGGCTGAAGCAAGGGGACACGAAGGATGAGGACCCCGTTATTACGCCCCTCACGAATGAGGAAGCCTATCGTCGCTGCATCGTCGGAACAGTTGCCCTTTCCGAAATTTATGGAGATCATTGTCATTTAAAAGATGTGATTGACCACATATCGCGCAACgtggaaaataatttaaagaagaaacactCGCAAGCAGCCAAGAACTTggataaatgtaaaaacatTGACCAAATCGCCCTGATATTTGGTAAAGCACTTCTCCAGGAAGAAATCAAACGAAGAGCGCAGGCAGAAAGGGCGGGACGGAAGAACGAGAACTGGAGGATATGGGTCCCCTGGAACTATTGGAAAGACGTCTGTAAGGTCCCAAGAAGGGATCCGACGAAACTGCAACAGCAGAGAGAAGAGAATGCACAACATATGacagaatttttaaaagtagGCGATaatagtagtagtagtagtagtgcTGGCACACCATCTATATCCGACGTATTAGTAAATGACGACTATAGTTTAGATCAGAACACATTACAGAAAGTATTTCGGGGAGCAATGCAGTTGGACGGTTCCTTCCAAGTGGGCGGAGCATTACAGAAAATAAGGAAAGCAACTGAACAAGTACAAG CTGATGGATGCATGAAGCAAGAGGGTAAGACACTTTGCCAGCGCCTggaatgtgcaaaaaaacgCTGGGAATTGAACAACAAGGCGCAGCAG CAGAATTTTTGGGACAACTATGTCAAGCCCCAACTTGAGAAACTCCTTCCAACTTCGAATGATAGTGCCGCCCTTACTGATTATTGCAAAGACGCATCAAACCTTGATAGTGCAAATAAAGAAGCTTGCAAACACAtgacaaaatttttgcatcaaatgtacaaaaattcAAATGGTAGCACTAAGGAATATTCTgatcaaattataaaatgtgtTCTTTTAAAGGAATATGCtaacaaattaaaagaaaaagcaaaagaaggagggTATTGTAGCATAGATGATGGTTTGCAGAaagcttttgaaaaaagtaagGACTTTATGAAGAATGGAACATCTCAATGCGGAGATCCTAATGACAATAaatgttttgaatgcaaatggACGGACACCACTAATGACGGACTTGACAATTGCCGCATTGACTCAAGCCAAAGTGAGAAAGTACAGGACAAAGTGAAAACACTGTTCAGCAGCCACAACCAAACGCAGGACCCCAAAATACAAGAAACCTTGGCTCAGTTCAATACGAACAATTCCTTATGTGAATACGTAAATTGTGCAGCAAAGCGGTGGAAAGAGAACAACAGTACGAGTGGACACGGGAGTGGACAG GAAGAATTTTGGGAAGAGAATGGCCCCATGAAGAAATTGTGGGATGAATTagcaaataaaatgaaggacaGTAATGGCAAAGACGCAAGCGGAAGTGGACAATGTGGTTCATTTGGAACTGAAGCTGAAAAGGCGGCATGCaagtatttgcatgccggatTAACACATCTGTATACGACGACGGCGTCGTCGTCTGTTTTagacaacccatcgtttagacaaacgatgggttgtttcttacttcattcctatgcaaaatatatgaaagaCAAAGCAATTTGTAATATTGATAAGGGGATACAAGAGGCATTTAAGAATAATAATGCTACTTGCAGTAGTGGCAAGGAACCTTGTGTCCCGTGCCAATGGAATGATACCAGCATGGAGAATTGCACCGTGCAGACTAGCACAAACGACACGGGCACTGCAAGGGACAAAGTGGAAGGCATCTTCCAGGAGGACAAGGACAAAAACATTAGTACAATGCTAACtgcaataaataaaatggagacTCTATGCAACCGTCTCCaatgtatagcatcccaTTTAAATTCCACAAACGGACAAAAACCATCGATTACATCTGCG GACACATTTTGGACGACAAGTGGCGAAGTAGAACGACTATGGAATGATTTGTCCAACGCCATGACGAATAATGGAAACGACGCAGGTGATTGTGGGACCGTGGACAGTGACAGACCTGCCACGAACCCTGAAAGGAAGGCATGCCAATATCTTACAGCAGGTTTCGAAAAACTGAAGGAAATTGCAGCGTCTAACGGCAATGGCACAAAAATCTTGGATAAGGACCCATCGTTGAAACaagcgatgggttgtttactccttaaggaatatgcaaaacgaATGAAAGGCAAATCAAAATGTGTTATCGAATCAGGAATAAAGGAAGCTTTCAATTCATGGAATAGAAGTATTACTAATGGTACTTGCAATGGCACGGAACCTTGTGTTCCGTGCCAATGGAATGATACCAACATTGACCAATGCAAAATTGGCATAATTGACGCAGCTGGCGATATCACCCAAACGGcagtaaaggacaaattaacACATGTTCAGTCCAAAATTGACAACACCTCCACTGAGACCTTACCGAACATAAATAGCATGTCCACTTTATGTGATTATATTAGATGCGccgcacccaaatggttcaaaaacaaaaacgggACTAACGGTAACTCTAAGCACagttgg tgtgacttttgggagGAGGTAGGAGTCAAACCGGAACTGGTGAAGATGTTTACAGCAATTCGGACGAATGGAAATAACAAATCAAAACAAACTAATGTTGTATGCGATCAGTTTGGTGATGATAATCctgatagtgttgaaagaagagcatgtaatcatatcacggCAGGTTTAGACTACATTAAAAAGATTCCAAATGGTGCTGCTTCGAAGCAGTCTAATGGTCAAGACAACCAACTGCTCCAACGAGCAGTTGGTTGCATTGCTCTTAATATGTACGCTGATAAAATAAGAGATGAGTCGGATAAAGTTTGTCCCATTGgtgaggagaaaataaataaaatgtttgAAGAATggaacaataataataattcttcGTCTTCGACTCCATGTAATGGTGTTAGTGGTACTAATAGTTGTTTTAAATGCACAAGGGAAAAAGACTTTAACAGTTGCGACCTCCTCGTTAATAAAGACTTAATTGCAACAGCATCATCAGGTGGAAGTTCACCCTGTAATAATAACGACAACGACAAAGACAAAGTCccaaaacaaatgaacaatctCCTCAACGAAGACAAATCCACCATTAACaccaaaatgaaacaaacaTTAGACAAAATCACTGACatgaaatcttctttctgtactcaagttCAATgcgcaataaaaaaaaaactaaagagcaaaaatggacaaacacCCTCAAGCGGAACAACACAACCTTGG AAAAACATAGAAGAAGACGCCACgaaggaattaaaagaacTTCTAGAATATATGTCGCAGTCTAAAAATCAGGAGAAAGTTAACCAATACTGCAAAGACAACGAAgataaatggaataaaattgGCCATAAGGAAGgcagaacaaataaagcagcttgtttgctttttgcttcagggttaaaacacatttatacTCATGATAATGGCCGTGTTAACGGCCGTGTTGACGGCCGTGTtaatggcccatcgtttggacaaacgatgggttgtttatttcttaaagagtatgcaaaacaattgcaaacaatggcaaatgagaagaaaaaaggatatagttgggtacatcctctttgtgacatagataaGGGCATAGAACATGCTTTTAATAAAAGTAGTGACATTATGAATGGCACACCTCCATGCAATAATGgtaataattcttgttttgtgtgcacatggCATAATAACGATTATGAtaaatgcaaaattggcaatgACCAAATACAGGACCAAGTTAAACCACTACTCGGAACGAAGAGCGActcaatggaaaaaacattagagaatacagtctgtcccatccttcttacggatctccttaccccttttcttcctttggctcctgtctccattggtctttctgctatggcttattacctttggaag tattttggtcctcttggtaaaggaggacaacgtttcagaagatctcctgcagAAATACCCGGTCCAtcggtacaggaacaagtcctcgatcatgtggaagaagccggttcacatgaatatcgattggtgaagaaacgaaaacctcgttctgctgcAACGAGAACAGAACGTTCTGGTCACGCGAATCGTCGcgcgattattgaaattcattttgaagtgttggatgaatgtcaaaaaggggacacacaattgaaccagaaggattttctggaacttttggttcaagaattcatg